A section of the Candidatus Bathyarchaeota archaeon genome encodes:
- a CDS encoding flavodoxin domain-containing protein, with amino-acid sequence MASVFIFYDSKYGNTKLAAEKIAEGLKSAGVAVEAGYVREVGLDGAACSDLIVLGAPNHMGRPSRTMKRFIEYLATADLKATKVAVFGTYAGRARPIDRAVKKLEGMVQERLPNLGLVLPGLSVRVNGIKGPVVDGELDRCVEFGRSIAVQLGV; translated from the coding sequence ATGGCGAGCGTGTTTATTTTTTACGATTCAAAGTACGGCAACACTAAGCTGGCTGCAGAAAAAATCGCTGAAGGGCTAAAAAGCGCTGGGGTAGCGGTGGAGGCGGGTTATGTGCGAGAAGTGGGACTTGATGGGGCTGCCTGTTCGGATTTGATTGTGCTAGGTGCACCTAACCATATGGGTAGACCATCCAGAACTATGAAGCGCTTTATCGAGTACTTGGCAACCGCTGATTTGAAAGCCACCAAAGTTGCAGTTTTCGGCACTTACGCTGGGCGAGCGAGACCTATTGATAGGGCAGTTAAGAAACTGGAGGGCATGGTGCAGGAGAGGTTGCCTAACCTTGGGCTGGTTTTGCCTGGTTTGTCCGTTAGAGTGAACGGCATAAAGGGTCCGGTGGTTGACGGGGAACTGGATAGATGCGTTGAGTTCGGCAGGTCCATAGCAGTTCAACTTGGTGTTTAG
- a CDS encoding PQQ-binding-like beta-propeller repeat protein, with translation MHLKLKPTKKKAYSVIAIVLLLTMVVPMTLLSTTNAHTPAWNIPSFSYIAAQPSTVGVGQRVAVYMWVDAPLPSSAEGNDIRRHDYKLTITKPDGKTEVKEWPIIYDTTGVQSYTFTPDQVGQYTLFFEYKGQTFTWNTTATSTWTGDVFMPSNATAKVTVQEEQLNPPILSYPLPTEYWTRPIEGQNTDWWSISSNWLNPPFVRIGDSGTQGAVSACDTQGGYGRFQPDGIGPNSPHILWTKPIQDGGVVGGGDYDVLGKTYYMGGSYNVRFTEAIVMHGRLYYQAPWGNSGTGGDYICLDLRTGKELWRINYTTVNSVGKPVAGYLYSYDTMNQHGVIPNGLLFTINFGRAYDPMTGRVLDLNITNVPTGTAVAGPQGEVLRYVYNSAGKWLAQWNSSKVFTVETSGTIDAGTAARYDWNKTLSVGPGTWTVNRHILPGELLLLTQGSFGGPRDPQPGMNVSAVSLKSGSEGQILWTKFYPVAPNNETRKIMAIDSDAKTFVCQDKESLRLTAYSLTDGNQVWTVTPDDAIWDTMRSTSLAAYGKLYVSGFDGILHCYDMKTGKLLWTYGNGGPGNSTDAGLETAWGHYPIFVDVIADGKVYLGTTEHSPDSPFYKGSQYRCLNATTGEEIWTMLGWGTGMYVGQSDIVAEGCFIYLNCYDMQIYTIGKGPSAMTIEAPKAAIELGKSLIISGTIMDISAGTKQNEQAARFPNGVPCVSDASMSSWMEYVYMQKPRPTNVTGVPVTLSVIDANGNYREIGVATSNADGYYSLNWKPDIEGEYTVYATFAGSESYWPSHAVTSFAVDPSPATPTPPPAQPVSIADQYFLPATVGLFVLVIIVLVMLALMMKKRA, from the coding sequence ATGCATTTAAAACTAAAACCAACTAAAAAGAAAGCATATTCCGTGATTGCAATCGTTCTATTGTTAACAATGGTTGTTCCCATGACTCTTCTATCCACAACCAACGCGCACACACCCGCTTGGAACATTCCCTCATTTTCCTACATAGCTGCACAACCCTCCACAGTTGGCGTAGGGCAAAGAGTTGCAGTCTACATGTGGGTCGATGCACCCTTGCCCTCTTCCGCTGAAGGCAACGACATCAGAAGACACGACTACAAATTAACCATCACAAAGCCTGATGGAAAAACAGAAGTCAAAGAGTGGCCGATCATCTACGACACCACGGGAGTTCAAAGCTACACATTCACACCCGACCAAGTAGGCCAATATACACTGTTCTTCGAATACAAAGGTCAAACCTTCACTTGGAACACGACAGCCACAAGCACATGGACTGGCGATGTCTTTATGCCGTCTAACGCCACAGCCAAAGTAACGGTGCAAGAAGAACAATTAAACCCCCCTATACTGAGTTATCCGCTGCCAACTGAATACTGGACACGACCCATAGAAGGACAAAACACTGACTGGTGGAGCATTTCCTCAAACTGGCTCAATCCCCCATTTGTCCGCATTGGAGACAGTGGAACTCAAGGTGCAGTCTCTGCTTGCGATACTCAAGGCGGCTACGGCAGATTCCAACCTGATGGCATAGGACCCAACAGTCCACACATATTGTGGACAAAACCCATACAGGACGGCGGAGTCGTCGGTGGAGGAGACTACGATGTCTTAGGCAAAACCTACTACATGGGTGGTTCATACAACGTTAGATTCACTGAAGCTATAGTAATGCATGGACGACTTTACTATCAAGCACCATGGGGCAACTCTGGCACTGGCGGCGACTACATCTGTCTTGATCTACGCACTGGAAAGGAACTTTGGCGTATTAATTACACAACCGTTAACTCAGTAGGAAAACCAGTGGCTGGTTACCTATACTCATATGACACCATGAACCAACACGGAGTCATCCCGAACGGTTTGCTATTCACAATCAACTTTGGCAGAGCATACGACCCAATGACCGGAAGAGTTCTAGACCTCAACATAACAAACGTTCCAACAGGCACAGCAGTCGCAGGCCCACAAGGAGAAGTACTCAGATACGTCTACAACTCCGCAGGCAAATGGCTTGCTCAGTGGAACTCCTCCAAAGTCTTCACCGTTGAAACCAGTGGAACCATCGATGCAGGCACGGCAGCACGCTACGACTGGAACAAAACCCTATCGGTAGGTCCTGGCACATGGACTGTCAATAGGCACATACTCCCCGGTGAACTGCTGCTTCTAACGCAAGGTAGCTTTGGCGGTCCAAGAGACCCTCAACCAGGCATGAACGTAAGCGCTGTAAGCCTAAAATCGGGCTCAGAGGGACAAATCTTGTGGACCAAATTCTATCCAGTGGCACCGAACAACGAAACAAGAAAAATCATGGCAATCGATTCAGACGCTAAAACATTTGTCTGTCAAGACAAAGAAAGCCTAAGACTCACCGCTTATAGCTTAACCGACGGAAATCAAGTTTGGACCGTAACCCCCGATGATGCAATCTGGGATACTATGCGAAGCACCTCTTTAGCGGCATACGGAAAACTCTACGTATCTGGCTTTGACGGAATACTACACTGCTACGACATGAAAACAGGCAAACTACTCTGGACCTACGGCAACGGCGGCCCAGGCAACAGCACTGACGCCGGATTAGAAACCGCATGGGGTCATTACCCGATTTTCGTGGATGTTATCGCTGACGGAAAAGTCTACTTAGGCACCACTGAACATTCCCCTGACTCTCCATTCTATAAAGGTTCACAGTACCGCTGCTTAAACGCCACAACGGGCGAAGAGATATGGACTATGCTGGGCTGGGGTACCGGTATGTATGTGGGTCAAAGCGACATCGTTGCAGAAGGCTGCTTCATTTACTTGAACTGCTATGACATGCAAATCTACACAATAGGCAAAGGCCCAAGCGCAATGACTATAGAAGCACCCAAAGCCGCCATCGAACTAGGCAAATCACTCATTATCAGCGGAACAATCATGGATATCTCGGCTGGCACAAAACAGAACGAGCAAGCAGCACGGTTCCCCAACGGCGTTCCCTGTGTTTCTGATGCAAGCATGAGTTCCTGGATGGAATACGTCTACATGCAGAAACCCCGCCCAACCAACGTCACAGGCGTCCCTGTCACCCTAAGCGTAATCGACGCTAACGGTAACTACCGAGAAATCGGTGTTGCAACAAGCAACGCTGATGGATACTATAGCCTCAACTGGAAACCCGACATCGAAGGCGAATACACCGTTTACGCAACTTTCGCTGGAAGTGAATCATACTGGCCCTCACACGCAGTAACCTCTTTTGCTGTCGATCCTTCACCCGCAACTCCAACACCTCCACCTGCTCAACCGGTATCTATTGCAGACCAATACTTCTTGCCTGCTACCGTTGGTTTATTCGTTTTAGTTATCATAGTGCTGGTTATGCTGGCGCTTATGATGAAAAAACGAGCTTAA
- a CDS encoding serine/threonine protein phosphatase — MSAPLAVVEPQKFSRVAVVGDLHGDYKTLKAILEIVNLEVDLLVFLGDYADRGPDGVEVIRTIADLQQKHPTNVVALMGNHEDFTELGEPQFNPCTLIEEATAKTGSWGNYFTDELKPFIDTLHIAALIPNNALLVHGGISSRINGVSDLQAPSEELRLDLLWSDPIDGDGEDPNYARGAGVEFGADVSAAVCKALGVGRIIRSHQPQLAAAKPFKVHDNRVITVNATSVYGGNPFVYFVDPKSKSRDSYRNIR, encoded by the coding sequence TTGAGTGCCCCTTTAGCTGTAGTTGAGCCTCAAAAGTTCAGCCGAGTCGCTGTGGTAGGGGACTTGCATGGCGACTACAAAACCCTAAAAGCCATACTTGAGATTGTAAATTTAGAGGTAGATTTGCTGGTTTTTTTAGGCGACTACGCCGACCGAGGCCCAGACGGCGTCGAAGTCATCCGAACCATCGCAGACCTACAGCAGAAACACCCAACAAACGTTGTCGCATTGATGGGAAACCATGAAGATTTCACCGAGTTAGGTGAACCCCAATTCAACCCCTGCACCCTAATCGAAGAAGCCACAGCCAAAACAGGCAGCTGGGGCAACTACTTCACAGACGAACTCAAACCCTTCATAGACACACTCCACATCGCCGCATTAATCCCAAACAACGCACTGCTTGTTCACGGAGGAATATCAAGTAGAATCAACGGAGTCTCTGATTTGCAGGCACCCTCAGAAGAGTTGCGTCTGGATCTGCTCTGGTCAGACCCCATCGACGGCGACGGAGAAGACCCAAATTATGCGCGGGGAGCAGGCGTCGAGTTCGGCGCGGACGTTTCTGCGGCTGTTTGCAAAGCGTTGGGTGTGGGCAGAATAATTCGGAGCCATCAACCGCAGTTGGCAGCCGCTAAACCATTCAAAGTACATGATAATCGAGTGATTACGGTAAACGCGACGTCGGTGTACGGTGGCAACCCGTTTGTTTATTTCGTTGACCCCAAATCAAAAAGCAGGGATAGTTACCGAAACATACGTTAG
- a CDS encoding PQQ-binding-like beta-propeller repeat protein, protein MQTHKNKFFAILCIAIFATSIALTAAPKAEAHTPPWNITTFAYVSANPDPVGVGQEVLIVVWINQVIAGVDADNDIRFKDYKLTITKPDNTTETVTWSVVSDPTSAAYTQYVPNQVGTYKLFFQFPGQTYTWSGAYQGDYYLPSNATTTFTVQAEPIPHQPVIPLPTEYWTRPIEGQNILWEQISSNWLSGAATADRWQKYGSAPTSSHIMWSKVFELGGLTGGSAEVGATFYSGFSYETRFNNPIIISGILCYPVALGHAPTGGGYVAVDLRTGQELWRRDDISPTFAQLYDYASPNQHGVVGGILWQASGTTWMAYDPLTGKGMFNLTGVPSGTEVYTDKGEIVRYVMNYQNRWLALWNWTAAPGTRLGTSGTNEDQWRVNGKSINTTTAYSWNVTIPSLPGLDAPTIIGIIPGDVIIGRSSNIALTSLSRGTPNPWTMWALSDKPESRGQLLWIKNYTAPAGDITRMLAWQPIDPVTRTIAMTDFETGQRLGYSIDTGDLKWGPVGEFRAFNYYSSRAGFPAYGNLYVSGYGGELLCFSMKNGSLLWKFNDTNSGIETPWGLYPIQTAAVADGMVFSYAGEHSPNTPLYKGYRVYANNATTGELVWNLLSWSASGLGTSLAPIAIADGYLAHLNAYDGKVYCIGKGPSALTVDAPMAALESGQSVVIRGTITDISAGTKQAEQAARFPNGVPVVSDESMTGWMEYVYMQKPCPTNVTGVPITINVVDSNGNYRNIGTAKSDASGTYSLVWTPDISGKYTVIASFAGSNSYYGSHAQTAFAVDEAPEATPAPTQAPATMAEQYFVPMTTAILVAIIVLAVLVVYSIIKKK, encoded by the coding sequence ATGCAAACGCATAAAAATAAATTCTTTGCAATTTTGTGTATAGCAATCTTCGCAACTTCAATCGCATTAACTGCAGCACCAAAAGCCGAAGCACACACTCCTCCATGGAACATCACAACTTTTGCTTACGTAAGCGCTAACCCTGACCCAGTCGGCGTGGGACAAGAAGTTCTTATCGTCGTCTGGATTAACCAAGTCATCGCTGGCGTTGACGCAGACAACGACATAAGGTTCAAAGACTACAAACTCACAATAACAAAACCTGACAATACCACTGAAACCGTAACTTGGAGCGTAGTTTCAGACCCCACTTCAGCAGCATACACACAATATGTGCCCAACCAAGTTGGAACATACAAACTGTTCTTCCAATTCCCAGGCCAAACCTACACCTGGAGCGGCGCATACCAAGGCGACTACTACTTACCCAGCAACGCAACAACCACCTTCACCGTCCAAGCAGAACCCATCCCACACCAACCTGTCATTCCACTTCCAACTGAATACTGGACACGACCCATCGAAGGCCAAAACATCTTATGGGAACAAATTTCCTCTAACTGGCTCAGCGGCGCAGCAACAGCAGACAGATGGCAAAAATATGGAAGCGCACCCACAAGCTCACACATTATGTGGTCTAAAGTCTTCGAACTAGGCGGCTTAACTGGCGGTTCAGCTGAGGTAGGTGCAACTTTCTATTCAGGCTTCTCGTATGAAACCCGATTCAACAATCCCATCATAATCAGCGGCATCCTCTGCTACCCAGTTGCACTAGGACACGCCCCAACAGGCGGCGGCTACGTAGCAGTCGACCTAAGAACAGGACAAGAACTATGGCGAAGAGACGACATAAGCCCAACTTTTGCACAACTCTACGATTATGCCTCACCTAACCAGCACGGAGTCGTCGGCGGCATACTATGGCAAGCCAGCGGCACCACATGGATGGCATACGACCCCTTAACAGGCAAAGGCATGTTCAACCTAACAGGCGTACCCAGCGGAACAGAAGTCTACACAGACAAAGGAGAAATCGTACGCTACGTCATGAACTACCAAAACCGATGGCTCGCACTCTGGAACTGGACAGCAGCACCAGGCACAAGACTGGGCACATCAGGCACTAACGAAGACCAATGGAGAGTAAACGGAAAATCAATCAACACAACCACAGCCTACTCATGGAACGTAACCATACCCAGCTTACCAGGCCTAGACGCTCCAACCATAATCGGCATAATACCCGGCGACGTAATAATCGGCCGCAGCAGCAACATCGCATTAACCTCACTCTCAAGAGGCACCCCTAACCCGTGGACGATGTGGGCACTAAGCGACAAACCAGAATCCAGAGGACAACTGTTATGGATCAAAAACTACACAGCCCCCGCAGGCGACATAACCAGAATGCTCGCATGGCAACCCATAGACCCAGTCACCCGAACCATTGCTATGACAGACTTTGAAACTGGACAAAGATTAGGCTACAGCATCGACACCGGCGATCTCAAATGGGGACCAGTCGGAGAATTCCGCGCGTTCAACTACTACAGCAGCAGAGCAGGCTTCCCCGCATACGGCAACCTCTACGTAAGCGGATACGGCGGAGAACTACTATGCTTCTCGATGAAAAACGGCTCATTACTCTGGAAATTCAACGACACAAACAGCGGCATCGAAACACCATGGGGACTCTACCCAATTCAAACCGCAGCAGTAGCTGACGGAATGGTCTTCTCTTATGCTGGAGAACACTCACCAAACACACCACTATACAAAGGCTACAGAGTATACGCTAACAACGCCACCACAGGTGAATTAGTCTGGAACCTGCTTTCATGGTCAGCGTCAGGTCTAGGAACCTCACTGGCGCCAATAGCAATCGCAGACGGATACCTTGCACACCTAAACGCCTACGACGGCAAAGTATACTGCATCGGCAAAGGCCCAAGCGCACTCACAGTAGACGCACCCATGGCAGCCTTAGAATCAGGACAAAGCGTTGTTATTCGTGGTACAATCACTGACATTTCAGCAGGCACCAAACAAGCTGAGCAAGCCGCAAGATTCCCCAACGGCGTACCAGTAGTAAGCGACGAAAGCATGACTGGATGGATGGAATACGTTTACATGCAAAAACCCTGCCCAACCAACGTCACAGGCGTACCAATAACAATCAACGTAGTTGACTCTAACGGAAACTACCGAAACATAGGTACAGCAAAGAGTGATGCAAGCGGAACCTACAGCTTAGTCTGGACACCAGACATCTCAGGCAAATACACAGTCATCGCAAGCTTCGCTGGATCCAACTCATACTACGGATCACACGCTCAAACAGCCTTCGCAGTCGACGAAGCACCAGAAGCCACTCCTGCACCAACACAAGCCCCCGCAACCATGGCTGAACAATACTTCGTGCCAATGACCACCGCAATCCTCGTTGCAATCATCGTGCTCGCTGTATTAGTCGTCTACTCAATCATCAAAAAGAAATAA
- a CDS encoding DUF1947 domain-containing protein: MPTKQRRYPLKTKEAKQILDEAAQKVKLDFDALFGAKTNVEVVESDVGLIYLVGGRPLLFEANQKVLPSLLFSEFTAKAPKIIVDMGAVPYVCKGATVMAPGIVRVEGDFGVGDLVLVADMKHGKALAVGESLMDAETARATKKGPVVKTLHYVSDKIWEYIKTLNE, translated from the coding sequence ATGCCCACAAAACAACGCCGATACCCTCTGAAGACAAAAGAAGCAAAACAAATCTTAGATGAAGCCGCACAAAAAGTTAAACTCGATTTTGATGCGCTTTTTGGCGCGAAAACCAACGTCGAGGTAGTTGAATCGGACGTGGGGTTGATTTATCTCGTTGGCGGTAGACCTTTGCTTTTTGAAGCAAACCAGAAAGTTCTACCTTCCCTGCTTTTCAGTGAGTTTACAGCTAAAGCGCCCAAAATTATCGTGGACATGGGAGCAGTGCCATATGTCTGCAAGGGTGCAACTGTTATGGCGCCGGGTATAGTGCGGGTTGAGGGCGATTTTGGGGTGGGCGATTTGGTTTTGGTTGCGGATATGAAGCATGGTAAAGCGTTGGCGGTGGGCGAGAGTTTAATGGACGCAGAGACTGCAAGAGCCACTAAAAAGGGTCCTGTAGTGAAAACACTGCATTATGTTAGCGACAAAATCTGGGAATATATAAAAACGCTCAACGAATAA
- a CDS encoding VTT domain-containing protein, with amino-acid sequence MASLIDFALVFLVSLGANMIPFAGPSNLLIPTWFAPLLSHTDISTKVTVGVLVALGAALAKGSHYMITFFVSGKLSEKRRKRLDADATKVKRWAFPLLFIAAASPIPDEPIIIPLGLMKYSPAKFFTAYFLGKVLIAVAGAFAGGFAVDLLSGWISPEVMIAISVALTVIITVILLKYDIGELTERIMRRTTKTKSQENTNNPAENASKADESCPQNNADTL; translated from the coding sequence ATGGCGTCGCTGATAGATTTCGCGTTGGTCTTTCTAGTATCGCTTGGAGCCAACATGATTCCTTTTGCTGGCCCATCAAACCTGCTCATCCCAACATGGTTCGCCCCTCTCCTATCACATACAGATATTTCCACCAAGGTAACAGTTGGAGTTCTAGTCGCGTTAGGTGCCGCCTTAGCAAAGGGCAGCCACTACATGATAACATTCTTTGTCAGCGGAAAACTCAGCGAAAAACGGCGCAAACGCCTAGACGCTGACGCAACAAAAGTTAAACGCTGGGCTTTTCCTCTTCTTTTCATAGCAGCCGCATCCCCAATACCTGACGAACCCATCATCATACCACTGGGGCTTATGAAATACAGTCCAGCCAAGTTTTTCACTGCATACTTCTTAGGAAAGGTTTTGATTGCTGTAGCGGGCGCTTTTGCGGGCGGTTTCGCAGTTGACCTGTTATCGGGCTGGATTAGCCCTGAAGTCATGATTGCAATTTCAGTAGCCTTAACTGTAATAATTACTGTCATACTCCTCAAATATGACATTGGAGAATTAACCGAAAGAATTATGCGCCGTACGACAAAAACAAAATCACAGGAAAACACTAATAACCCAGCAGAGAACGCAAGTAAGGCAGATGAATCATGCCCACAAAACAACGCCGATACCCTCTGA
- a CDS encoding MFS transporter, translating into MSSQQTQVKATLDRMLLPTLLLCTFTALAVTVAFSTLLVDIAASFEVSIGTASQLGLISSLIGILVGAAMSSLSLRFRHKTLFLAAILLFTLGAVGYFLAADFVFLILAQFMVATGLSIMSILSYTLIGEHLPIEKRGWAIGLVISSGLLSFIIIAPLSGFITGLAGWRMVFLWFIIPLSLICLVLSLLSIPSKQPKIERAGQSLYKEALKKVFLCKSAVACLTGSLLLMFIVTVPTYAVSYYRDVHSVSPAVGGILISITGIGGIVGGLSTGKLCNRFSRKKLAGFFIGISGIACIIFTFIPIIGVSVAIWTVAAAASTAGMASLNSLTLEQVPKFRGPMMSINGSFQNVGSGLGVIVGGFILNSFSNNFNLLMVVLGALGACATVVLLLFASDPLQEENVGVPCR; encoded by the coding sequence ATGTCTTCCCAACAGACCCAAGTAAAGGCAACTTTAGACCGAATGCTGTTGCCAACCCTACTTTTATGCACCTTCACCGCACTCGCAGTAACAGTTGCCTTCAGCACACTTCTAGTAGACATCGCGGCATCCTTTGAGGTTTCAATCGGAACAGCAAGTCAACTGGGACTAATCAGCAGCTTAATCGGCATACTTGTTGGAGCAGCAATGAGCAGTCTATCGCTCCGTTTTAGACATAAGACGCTGTTTTTAGCAGCTATTTTGCTTTTCACTCTAGGCGCAGTGGGCTACTTTCTAGCCGCAGATTTTGTTTTTCTCATACTTGCACAGTTCATGGTGGCTACTGGACTTAGCATCATGTCCATTTTGAGTTACACTTTAATTGGAGAACATTTGCCCATTGAAAAAAGAGGCTGGGCGATTGGCTTGGTCATTTCAAGCGGGTTATTGTCATTCATAATCATCGCCCCCCTTTCAGGTTTCATAACTGGCCTCGCTGGCTGGAGAATGGTTTTTCTCTGGTTTATAATTCCGTTATCTTTGATTTGTTTAGTTCTAAGTTTGCTATCTATTCCATCAAAACAGCCCAAAATTGAAAGAGCAGGGCAGTCCCTCTACAAAGAAGCACTGAAGAAGGTTTTTTTGTGCAAATCAGCAGTTGCCTGCCTAACGGGTTCTTTGCTTTTGATGTTCATCGTGACTGTCCCAACTTACGCAGTATCTTACTATCGAGATGTCCATTCGGTTTCCCCTGCCGTTGGAGGAATTCTAATCTCAATCACGGGAATCGGCGGAATAGTAGGCGGATTATCGACTGGAAAGCTATGTAACAGGTTTAGCAGAAAAAAACTTGCAGGATTCTTTATCGGAATCTCAGGCATCGCATGTATCATCTTCACCTTCATACCCATAATCGGGGTTTCAGTGGCAATTTGGACCGTTGCAGCAGCCGCTTCAACAGCGGGCATGGCGAGCTTAAATAGCTTAACTTTGGAGCAGGTGCCAAAGTTTAGGGGTCCAATGATGTCTATTAATGGTTCTTTTCAAAATGTTGGTTCGGGGTTAGGTGTGATCGTTGGGGGGTTTATTTTGAATTCGTTTAGTAACAATTTCAATTTGCTGATGGTGGTTTTAGGGGCTCTTGGGGCTTGTGCAACTGTGGTGTTGCTTCTTTTTGCGTCTGACCCTCTGCAAGAAGAAAATGTAGGTGTACCGTGCAGGTAA
- a CDS encoding Lrp/AsnC family transcriptional regulator, with translation MTSTVNIDAIDNQILHLLLKDARLSLKQIANECHVSQVSVFNRINRLKKLGVITGATLLAPLDTYGFKLIAFIGIETEITADINEVLRFITEHTILIEALSSIGKYDLHGLIYAEDFDSLNNRVEMLKRINGIRKVAFSVFSGFPTTNYDQLNLNTNEG, from the coding sequence ATGACCTCCACAGTTAATATTGATGCAATAGACAACCAAATTCTCCACCTTCTCCTAAAAGACGCCCGCCTAAGCCTGAAACAAATTGCAAATGAATGCCACGTCTCTCAAGTGTCAGTTTTCAACAGAATCAATCGCCTAAAAAAACTCGGGGTAATAACAGGCGCAACGCTGTTAGCTCCATTAGATACTTATGGCTTTAAATTAATAGCGTTCATCGGAATAGAAACAGAAATCACAGCTGACATAAACGAGGTCTTGCGATTTATAACAGAACATACAATCTTGATTGAGGCGCTATCAAGCATCGGAAAATATGACCTTCACGGGTTGATTTACGCAGAAGATTTTGACAGCTTAAACAATCGCGTCGAGATGCTTAAAAGAATAAACGGAATACGAAAAGTCGCGTTTTCTGTTTTTTCAGGGTTTCCAACTACCAACTACGACCAATTAAACTTAAACACAAACGAAGGGTAG
- a CDS encoding Lrp/AsnC family transcriptional regulator has product MDKLDYLILAELNKDGAMSFVDIAKKIHSHPCTVRRRYEKMKKEGKIFRCVASLDLARLGYQGKTFLLITLKPNSDKTQTIMYLKNIKNIFGLSEIIGSCDIIAIAFIKDLKSIQMLITEAKKAPNIEKVEFYCVRDVYFPINPNLGEVLNKRCLALAEKL; this is encoded by the coding sequence ATGGATAAGCTAGATTACCTCATTTTAGCCGAACTAAACAAGGACGGAGCCATGTCCTTTGTGGATATAGCAAAAAAGATACATTCACATCCATGTACCGTCAGAAGACGCTACGAAAAAATGAAAAAAGAAGGCAAAATTTTCCGCTGCGTCGCTTCCCTTGATTTAGCGCGACTGGGCTATCAGGGTAAAACTTTCCTCTTAATTACCTTGAAGCCTAACAGTGACAAAACCCAAACCATCATGTACTTAAAAAATATAAAAAACATTTTTGGGCTCTCCGAAATAATCGGGTCATGCGACATCATCGCGATTGCGTTTATCAAGGATTTAAAAAGTATTCAGATGTTGATTACTGAGGCTAAGAAGGCACCTAACATCGAGAAAGTCGAGTTTTACTGTGTCAGGGACGTATATTTCCCAATTAACCCCAACTTGGGTGAAGTCTTAAACAAGAGATGTTTAGCTTTAGCTGAAAAACTATAA
- a CDS encoding LSm family protein: MSEMTTEILEQNLGKIVLVRLKGGKSLRGRLKGFDQHLNLVLEETEDTTVVENQQKLGLIIVRGDNVVLISPPPR, from the coding sequence ATGAGCGAAATGACAACCGAAATCCTTGAACAGAACCTCGGCAAAATCGTCCTCGTACGATTGAAAGGCGGCAAAAGCCTCAGAGGTAGACTAAAGGGTTTCGACCAGCACTTGAACCTAGTTCTAGAAGAAACAGAAGACACCACCGTCGTTGAAAACCAGCAGAAGTTAGGGCTAATCATCGTCCGCGGAGACAACGTAGTCCTTATTTCACCCCCACCAAGGTGA
- a CDS encoding 50S ribosomal protein L37e has translation MGKGTPSMGKRQGKTVHIMCRRCGRRAYHVRNHRCGACGFGEQKTMRRYSWRTKTLQRERVC, from the coding sequence ATGGGAAAAGGAACTCCTTCGATGGGCAAGCGCCAAGGCAAAACAGTGCACATTATGTGCCGTAGATGCGGTAGACGCGCTTACCATGTTCGTAATCACCGTTGTGGTGCCTGTGGTTTTGGCGAACAGAAGACCATGAGGCGCTACAGTTGGCGAACTAAGACTCTGCAAAGAGAAAGAGTCTGCTAA